In Nonomuraea sp. NBC_00507, the following are encoded in one genomic region:
- a CDS encoding sodium:solute symporter family protein, whose translation MSLELTAFSLRDVDNPLRIGAELVDYVLIFVYFAVVLLVGVAARRRISSSLDFFLSGRSLPAWITGLAFISANLGAVEVIGMSANGAEYGMPTMHYYWIGAVPAMLFLGIVMMPFYYGSKVRSVPEFMRRRFGPGAHLVNAITFALAQVLIAGINLFLLATVVNGLLGWPLWVALLLAAAIVLSYITIGGLSAAIYNEVLQFFVIVAALLPLTLIGLHRVGGVSGLVDRVRTAVGGGAEQLNSWPGNELAGFGNSVLSVIGIVFGLGFVLSFGYWTTNFVEVQRAMATSSMSAARSTPIIASFPKMFIPFIVVIPGMIAGVLVPEVVRLKAGDQSAGITYNDSILLLMRDVLPTGLLGIALTGLLAAFMAGMAANISAFNTVFSYDLWQQYVKKGRSDGYYLKVGRWATVGATLLAIGTAFIAAGYGNLMTYLQTLFGFFNAPLFATFILGILWKRMTATAGWVGLVSGTLGAVTVWLLNELGVIDLPGQGAAFVSAGVAFVVDIAVSVLVSLMTSPKPARELSGLVFSETPKAVRTDPAASRLPWYQAPAKLAGISLVLVTALNVIFR comes from the coding sequence ATGAGCCTCGAGCTCACCGCCTTCTCCCTGCGCGACGTGGACAACCCTCTGAGGATCGGCGCCGAACTCGTCGACTATGTGCTGATCTTCGTCTACTTCGCCGTCGTCCTGCTGGTCGGAGTGGCCGCGCGCCGGAGGATCTCCAGCAGTCTCGACTTCTTTCTGTCGGGGCGGTCGCTGCCGGCCTGGATCACCGGGCTGGCCTTCATCTCGGCGAACCTCGGCGCCGTCGAGGTCATCGGAATGTCGGCCAACGGCGCCGAGTACGGCATGCCGACCATGCACTACTACTGGATCGGCGCGGTCCCGGCCATGCTGTTCCTCGGCATCGTGATGATGCCCTTCTACTACGGGTCCAAGGTGCGCAGCGTCCCCGAGTTCATGCGCCGCCGCTTCGGTCCGGGCGCACACCTGGTGAACGCGATCACCTTCGCCCTCGCCCAGGTGCTCATCGCGGGGATCAACCTGTTCCTGCTGGCCACGGTGGTCAACGGCCTGCTCGGCTGGCCGCTGTGGGTGGCACTGCTCCTCGCCGCCGCGATTGTCCTCAGTTACATCACCATCGGCGGGCTGTCCGCGGCGATCTACAACGAGGTCCTGCAGTTCTTCGTCATCGTCGCCGCGCTGCTGCCGCTCACCCTCATCGGGCTGCACCGCGTCGGGGGTGTCAGCGGCCTGGTCGACAGGGTGCGGACGGCCGTGGGGGGCGGCGCCGAGCAGCTCAACTCGTGGCCGGGCAACGAACTGGCCGGGTTCGGCAACTCGGTCCTGTCCGTCATCGGCATCGTCTTCGGCCTGGGCTTCGTGCTCTCCTTCGGCTACTGGACGACGAACTTCGTCGAGGTCCAGCGCGCGATGGCCACCAGCTCGATGTCGGCCGCGCGCAGCACGCCGATCATCGCCTCGTTCCCGAAGATGTTCATCCCGTTCATCGTGGTGATCCCCGGGATGATCGCGGGGGTGCTGGTGCCCGAGGTGGTGCGGCTCAAGGCCGGCGATCAAAGCGCGGGCATCACGTACAACGACTCGATCCTGCTGCTCATGCGCGACGTGCTCCCCACCGGGCTGCTAGGCATCGCCCTGACGGGCCTGCTCGCCGCGTTCATGGCCGGCATGGCCGCCAACATCTCGGCCTTCAACACCGTCTTCAGCTACGACCTGTGGCAGCAGTACGTGAAGAAGGGCCGCTCCGACGGCTACTACCTGAAGGTCGGCCGGTGGGCCACGGTCGGCGCGACGCTCCTGGCCATCGGCACCGCGTTCATCGCCGCCGGCTACGGCAACCTGATGACCTACCTCCAGACCCTGTTCGGCTTCTTCAACGCTCCGTTGTTCGCCACGTTCATCCTCGGCATCCTCTGGAAGCGGATGACCGCGACCGCGGGATGGGTGGGACTGGTGTCCGGGACGCTGGGCGCGGTCACCGTATGGTTGCTCAACGAGCTGGGCGTCATCGACCTGCCCGGACAGGGAGCGGCCTTCGTGTCCGCGGGAGTGGCGTTCGTCGTGGACATCGCGGTGAGCGTCCTGGTCAGCCTGATGACCTCGCCCAAGCCGGCGAGGGAGCTCAGCGGGCTCGTCTTCTCCGAGACGCCCAAGGCGGTGCGCACCGATCCGGCGGCGAGCCGCCTGCCCTGGTACCAGGCGCCGGCGAAGCTCGCGGGCATCTCCCTGGT